In Desulfocurvus vexinensis DSM 17965, a single window of DNA contains:
- a CDS encoding putative bifunctional diguanylate cyclase/phosphodiesterase, giving the protein MPRRSEGEGAGPGAGAGASAGGESCPLLERLLGLGERQVRRAYLPEQQSRLEALERFRCLLENISDAILVVDVADGTLVDAAGAVQAVTGQPPEAILGHRIDELLLAQTVESLFADPGHQCPEGAATVLHSGLRHADGTIRPVEIKAQRAVFGPQCYGVLVASDITERMRAQERLRESEIRYRTVADHTYDMECWQSPAGKLLYVSPACERITGYRPERFLGDPGFLETLIVPDDRELWLQSMGCATARDAEGVDFRLRRRDGVLRWVTQVCRAVVTAEGRDLGIRFSLRDITERKKVEDQLRHQALHDPLTGLANRVLCLDRIRQAMHRAQRRKDYNYGVVFMDLDGFRVINQSLGHAEGDALLVEVGRRLRRCVRHLDTLSRFGSDEFVLVLEELERPGESVRVVRRVREELAKPLAMNGRDVRLTASYGIVSVPREARPEEVLQHANIAMHRAKEKGRDRLAVFSSKMLDQVVRRLDLENDLRRALVAGEFVAHFQPIVGLADGRVRGFEALVRWDHPVRGRISPGEFIALAEETGLIHALGMAVLDQAVRAMAAWRQAGLCAADAFMSVNLSARQFSHRDLVRAILENLDAHGLPPGALNLEITESAIMEDPASAIDKLTRLKEHGIRLSVDDFGTGYSSMSYLKRFPLDHLKIDLGFVRTIDTDQENLEIVKAIISLAHSLRLSVVGEGVEQAAQGEILRSLGCEYGQGFFYSRPLGRAGVEAFLAARRPGAEPIPS; this is encoded by the coding sequence ATGCCCAGGCGTTCTGAGGGCGAAGGCGCTGGCCCGGGCGCGGGGGCGGGGGCCAGCGCGGGCGGGGAATCCTGCCCGCTGCTGGAGCGGCTCCTCGGCCTGGGCGAACGCCAGGTGCGCCGGGCCTACCTGCCCGAGCAGCAGAGCCGCCTGGAGGCGCTGGAGCGCTTCCGCTGCCTGCTGGAGAACATTTCCGACGCCATCTTGGTGGTCGATGTGGCCGATGGGACCCTGGTGGACGCCGCCGGGGCCGTGCAGGCCGTCACCGGGCAGCCCCCCGAGGCCATCCTGGGCCACAGGATCGACGAACTGCTGCTGGCCCAGACCGTGGAGTCGCTGTTTGCGGACCCGGGCCACCAGTGCCCCGAGGGCGCGGCCACGGTGCTGCATTCCGGGCTGCGCCACGCCGACGGCACCATCCGCCCGGTGGAGATCAAGGCCCAGCGGGCCGTGTTCGGCCCGCAGTGCTACGGGGTGCTCGTGGCCAGCGACATCACCGAGCGCATGCGCGCCCAGGAGCGGCTGCGCGAGTCGGAAATCCGCTACCGCACCGTGGCCGACCACACCTACGACATGGAATGCTGGCAGAGCCCGGCGGGCAAGCTGCTCTACGTCAGCCCGGCGTGCGAACGCATCACCGGCTACCGGCCCGAACGCTTCCTGGGTGATCCCGGCTTCCTGGAGACGCTCATCGTGCCCGACGACCGGGAGCTGTGGCTCCAGTCCATGGGCTGCGCCACGGCGCGCGACGCCGAGGGCGTGGATTTCCGTCTCCGGCGCCGCGACGGCGTCCTGCGCTGGGTCACCCAGGTCTGCCGCGCGGTGGTCACCGCCGAGGGCCGCGACCTGGGCATCCGCTTCAGCCTGCGCGACATCACCGAGCGCAAGAAGGTCGAGGACCAGTTGCGCCACCAGGCCCTGCACGACCCCCTGACCGGGCTGGCCAACCGCGTCCTGTGCCTGGACCGCATCCGCCAGGCCATGCACCGCGCCCAGCGCCGCAAGGACTACAACTACGGCGTGGTGTTCATGGACCTGGACGGCTTCCGGGTCATCAACCAGAGCCTGGGCCATGCGGAGGGCGACGCGCTGCTGGTGGAGGTGGGGCGGCGCCTGCGGCGCTGCGTGCGCCACCTGGACACCCTGTCGCGCTTCGGCAGTGACGAGTTCGTGCTCGTGCTCGAAGAGCTGGAACGGCCCGGCGAGTCCGTGCGCGTGGTGCGGCGCGTGCGCGAGGAGCTGGCCAAGCCCCTGGCCATGAACGGACGCGACGTGCGCCTGACGGCCAGCTACGGCATCGTGTCCGTGCCGCGCGAGGCGCGCCCCGAGGAGGTGCTCCAGCACGCCAACATCGCCATGCACCGCGCCAAGGAGAAGGGCCGCGACCGGCTGGCGGTGTTCTCCTCCAAGATGCTCGACCAGGTGGTGCGCCGTCTGGACCTGGAAAACGACCTGCGCCGGGCCCTGGTGGCCGGGGAATTCGTGGCCCATTTCCAGCCCATCGTCGGGCTGGCCGATGGCCGGGTGCGCGGCTTCGAGGCCCTGGTGCGCTGGGACCACCCCGTCCGGGGCCGGATCTCCCCGGGGGAATTCATCGCCCTGGCCGAGGAGACCGGGTTGATCCACGCCCTGGGCATGGCCGTGCTGGACCAGGCCGTGCGGGCCATGGCCGCCTGGCGCCAGGCCGGGCTGTGCGCCGCCGACGCCTTCATGTCCGTGAACCTTTCGGCCCGCCAGTTTTCGCACAGGGACCTGGTGCGCGCCATCCTGGAGAACCTGGACGCCCACGGCCTGCCGCCCGGGGCCCTGAACCTGGAGATCACCGAGTCGGCCATCATGGAAGACCCGGCCTCGGCCATCGACAAGCTCACGCGCCTCAAGGAGCACGGCATTCGCCTGAGTGTGGACGACTTCGGCACCGGGTATTCGTCCATGAGCTACCTCAAGCGCTTCCCCCTGGACCACCTGAAGATCGACCTGGGTTTCGTGCGCACCATCGACACGGACCAGGAGAACCTGGAGATAGTCAAGGCCATCATCAGCCTGGCCCATTCGCTGCGCCTGTCCGTGGTGGGCGAGGGCGTGGAGCAGGCGGCCCAGGGCGAGATTTTGCGCTCCCTGGGCTGCGAGTACGGCCAGGGGTTCTTCTATTCCCGCCCGCTGGGCCGGGCCGGGGTCGAGGCCTTCCTCGCCGCCCGCCGCCCCGGGGCCGAGCCCATTCCTTCTTGA
- a CDS encoding MBL fold metallo-hydrolase, with protein sequence MDLAITYVHHDCFCLEAAGWTLLFDYPDAQHRPPGAREAVARALAGRRVAACFSHSHADHCSADVLDAAQDAAQLHLVLSYDVPQMVPALDLPGAVVLEPGDDPRGGDPGPWAGVGPGLRARALESNDLGVAFCLDVEGLRVYHGGDLAAWLWPGPDDAGAAHTRAFFERSLEAVAAFAPHVAFTCCDPRLPGRGGFARFAEVVRPPVLVPMHDFGQPGAVGGYALGVRVPGVAVLAFAALGQRRELHAGP encoded by the coding sequence ATGGACCTGGCCATCACCTACGTGCACCACGACTGCTTCTGCCTGGAGGCGGCGGGCTGGACGCTGCTCTTCGACTATCCGGACGCGCAGCACCGCCCGCCCGGGGCGCGCGAGGCCGTGGCCCGGGCCCTGGCCGGGCGGCGGGTGGCGGCCTGCTTCTCGCACAGCCACGCCGACCACTGCTCCGCCGACGTGCTGGACGCTGCGCAGGACGCGGCGCAGTTGCACCTGGTGCTGTCCTACGACGTGCCGCAGATGGTGCCTGCGCTGGACCTGCCGGGCGCCGTGGTGCTGGAGCCCGGCGACGACCCGCGCGGCGGCGACCCCGGGCCCTGGGCCGGGGTCGGCCCCGGGCTGCGCGCCCGGGCCCTGGAGAGCAACGACCTGGGCGTGGCCTTCTGTCTCGATGTCGAGGGGCTGCGCGTGTATCACGGCGGCGACCTGGCGGCCTGGCTCTGGCCCGGGCCGGACGACGCCGGAGCCGCGCACACGCGCGCCTTTTTCGAGCGCAGCCTGGAGGCCGTGGCCGCCTTCGCCCCGCATGTGGCCTTCACCTGCTGCGACCCGCGCCTGCCCGGGCGCGGGGGCTTCGCGCGCTTTGCCGAGGTGGTGCGGCCCCCGGTGCTGGTGCCCATGCACGACTTCGGCCAGCCCGGGGCCGTGGGCGGGTACGCCCTGGGCGTGCGTGTGCCGGGGGTGGCGGTGCTGGCCTTTGCGGCCCTGGGCCAGCGCCGCGAGCTGCACGCCGGACCCTGA
- a CDS encoding MTH1187 family thiamine-binding protein, translating to MSVVVELTIFPLDKGASLSPYVARALNVIRASGLPHTLGPMGTCIEGEWDEVMAVVTACFEELRKDCTRINVGLRADWRAGAGGRLAAKPASVLDKLDGPGGQG from the coding sequence GTGAGTGTCGTCGTCGAGCTGACCATCTTCCCCCTGGACAAGGGCGCGAGCCTGTCGCCCTACGTGGCCCGGGCCCTGAACGTCATCCGCGCAAGCGGCCTGCCCCACACCCTGGGGCCCATGGGCACCTGCATCGAGGGCGAATGGGACGAGGTCATGGCCGTGGTCACGGCCTGCTTCGAGGAGCTGCGCAAGGACTGCACGCGCATCAACGTCGGCCTGCGGGCCGACTGGCGCGCGGGCGCGGGCGGGCGCCTGGCGGCCAAGCCCGCCTCGGTGCTGGACAAGCTGGACGGCCCGGGCGGGCAGGGCTAA
- the argJ gene encoding bifunctional glutamate N-acetyltransferase/amino-acid acetyltransferase ArgJ, producing the protein MLVPQGFSFAVAQAGFKREGRYDLAAVVSDGPASSAGVFTTNLFKAAPVLAGMQAIEASPTARAVVVNSGQANACTGEPGLADCRQSLELVGAALGLEPDAILPMSTGVIGPRLKLERWRAAMEPLAASLGQAGPMDAAKAIMTTDTFPKVAWARVGDTPAVVLGMCKGAGMICPNMATMLGIVLTDAAVDPGTWRQMLAQAVDESFNRVTVDGDTSTNDCVFGLAGGASGVEVVDDESAQALYEALVDVCQSLAYMIVQDAEGGTKVMRITVAGARDDAQAELAVRAVGHSPLVKTALYGRDANWGRIAAALGRSGAAFDPAAVTIAIGGVVIFEQGRPVDLDIDALMAPVLRRQDVDIDVTLGDGPGGAVLLASDLTHEYVSINADYRS; encoded by the coding sequence ATGCTCGTTCCCCAGGGTTTTTCCTTCGCCGTGGCCCAGGCCGGGTTCAAGCGCGAGGGCCGCTACGATCTGGCCGCCGTGGTCAGCGACGGCCCCGCGTCCAGCGCGGGGGTTTTCACCACCAATCTGTTCAAGGCCGCCCCGGTGCTGGCGGGCATGCAGGCCATCGAGGCCTCGCCCACGGCCCGCGCCGTGGTGGTCAACTCCGGCCAGGCCAACGCCTGCACCGGCGAGCCCGGGCTGGCCGACTGCCGCCAGAGCCTGGAGCTGGTCGGCGCCGCATTGGGCCTTGAGCCCGACGCCATCCTGCCCATGTCCACGGGCGTCATCGGCCCGCGGCTCAAGCTGGAGCGCTGGCGCGCGGCCATGGAACCCCTGGCGGCCAGCCTGGGCCAGGCCGGGCCCATGGACGCCGCCAAGGCCATCATGACCACCGACACCTTCCCCAAGGTGGCCTGGGCCCGCGTGGGCGACACGCCCGCCGTGGTCCTGGGCATGTGCAAGGGCGCGGGCATGATCTGCCCGAACATGGCGACCATGCTGGGCATCGTGCTCACCGACGCCGCCGTGGACCCCGGCACCTGGCGCCAGATGCTGGCCCAGGCCGTGGACGAGAGCTTCAACCGCGTCACCGTGGACGGCGACACCAGCACCAACGACTGCGTGTTCGGCCTGGCGGGCGGGGCCAGCGGCGTGGAAGTCGTGGACGACGAGTCGGCCCAGGCGCTGTATGAGGCCCTGGTGGATGTCTGCCAGAGCCTGGCCTACATGATCGTGCAGGACGCCGAGGGCGGCACCAAGGTCATGCGCATCACCGTGGCCGGGGCCAGGGACGACGCCCAGGCCGAGCTGGCCGTGCGCGCTGTGGGCCATTCGCCCTTGGTCAAGACCGCGCTGTACGGCAGGGATGCCAACTGGGGGCGTATCGCCGCCGCCCTGGGCCGCAGCGGCGCCGCCTTCGACCCCGCCGCCGTGACCATCGCCATCGGCGGGGTGGTCATCTTCGAGCAGGGCCGCCCCGTGGACCTGGACATCGATGCCCTCATGGCCCCGGTGCTGCGCCGCCAGGACGTGGACATCGACGTGACCCTGGGCGACGGCCCGGGCGGCGCGGTGCTCCTGGCCTCGGACCTGACCCACGAATACGTGTCCATCAACGCCGACTACCGCAGCTAG
- a CDS encoding HD domain-containing protein codes for MTRERSGPEGPQAGERLGRLADFLFEVGMLRKTPRTGYQFLGTGAENVAEHSFRTAVIGCVLARLTGADEARTTLLCLFHDLHEARTGDFNYVNHAYNRSDRVRALQDATRGTGLSAMVLGMWEELEGLDTLEARLAQDADQIDLILNLKEQADLGNGYASKWLACALERLRTEQGRALARHIAETDHTDWWFLGQDEQWWKNRNGVKDGHAGEDGPAPGEGPQGPDGK; via the coding sequence ATGACCCGCGAACGTTCCGGCCCCGAGGGCCCGCAGGCCGGGGAACGCCTGGGGCGGCTGGCCGACTTCCTCTTCGAGGTCGGCATGCTGCGCAAGACCCCGCGCACGGGCTACCAGTTCCTGGGCACGGGGGCGGAAAACGTGGCCGAGCACAGCTTCCGCACGGCGGTCATCGGCTGCGTGCTGGCGCGCCTGACCGGGGCCGACGAGGCCCGGACCACGCTGCTGTGCCTGTTCCACGACCTGCACGAGGCGCGCACCGGCGACTTCAACTATGTGAACCACGCCTACAACCGCTCCGACCGCGTGCGCGCCCTGCAGGACGCCACCCGCGGCACCGGGCTCTCGGCCATGGTGCTGGGCATGTGGGAGGAGCTGGAGGGCCTGGACACCCTGGAAGCCCGCCTGGCGCAGGACGCCGACCAAATCGACCTGATCCTGAACCTCAAGGAGCAGGCCGACCTGGGCAACGGCTACGCAAGCAAGTGGCTGGCCTGCGCCCTGGAACGCCTGCGCACCGAGCAGGGCCGCGCCCTGGCCCGGCACATCGCCGAGACCGACCACACGGACTGGTGGTTCCTGGGCCAGGACGAGCAGTGGTGGAAGAACCGCAACGGCGTGAAGGACGGCCACGCGGGCGAGGACGGCCCGGCGCCCGGCGAGGGGCCCCAGGGGCCGGACGGGAAGTGA
- a CDS encoding FAD-dependent oxidoreductase — protein sequence MTRMNFGLFRDKPMPPNGRSVAIAGAGPSGLVAAGYLACQGYRVAVYDKMPKAGGLMYFGIPDFRLPVERTEAAATLLAEHYGVAFHMRTKIVGQPGENHDEGDEFRTTEIALTDLRAAHDAVILCTGSWRSRRMGIPGEDLPGVLSGLEYLFPLRGATCGAEVCASPALGRKVVVIGGGLSAMDAAQCALRSGALRVTMLYRRTIDEAPAGPYEIGLLQDNGMIWKELAMPLRILGAEHVEGVEFLQCALGEPDESGRRCPLPQDGSNQVVEADMVISAVGELPTLPLAERLDVHKVRKGASPWPRMTALDGVFVAGDALTGPSKIGWAITGGLEAARSLEQWLDHTQGGR from the coding sequence ATGACCAGAATGAACTTCGGCCTGTTCCGCGACAAGCCCATGCCGCCCAATGGCCGCTCGGTGGCCATCGCCGGGGCCGGGCCATCGGGGCTGGTGGCCGCCGGCTACCTGGCCTGCCAGGGCTACCGCGTGGCGGTCTACGACAAGATGCCCAAGGCCGGGGGCCTCATGTACTTCGGCATCCCCGACTTCCGCCTGCCCGTGGAACGCACCGAGGCCGCGGCCACGCTCCTGGCCGAGCACTACGGCGTGGCCTTCCACATGCGCACCAAGATCGTGGGCCAGCCCGGCGAGAACCACGACGAGGGCGACGAATTCCGGACCACGGAAATCGCCCTGACGGACCTGCGCGCGGCCCACGACGCCGTGATCCTGTGCACGGGCTCGTGGCGCTCGCGGCGCATGGGCATCCCCGGCGAGGACCTGCCCGGGGTGCTCTCGGGCCTGGAATACCTCTTCCCCCTGCGCGGGGCCACCTGCGGGGCCGAGGTCTGCGCCAGCCCGGCCCTGGGGCGCAAGGTGGTGGTCATCGGCGGCGGGCTCTCGGCCATGGACGCCGCCCAGTGCGCCCTGCGCAGCGGCGCCCTGCGCGTGACCATGCTCTACCGCCGCACCATCGACGAGGCCCCCGCCGGGCCCTACGAGATCGGCCTGCTCCAGGACAACGGCATGATCTGGAAGGAGCTGGCCATGCCCCTGCGCATCCTGGGCGCGGAGCATGTGGAGGGCGTGGAATTTTTGCAATGCGCCCTTGGCGAGCCCGACGAATCGGGCCGCCGCTGCCCCCTGCCCCAGGACGGCTCCAACCAGGTGGTGGAGGCCGACATGGTCATCAGCGCCGTGGGCGAGCTGCCCACCCTGCCCCTGGCCGAGCGCCTGGACGTGCACAAGGTCCGCAAGGGCGCCTCGCCCTGGCCGCGCATGACCGCCCTGGACGGCGTGTTCGTGGCCGGAGACGCGCTGACCGGGCCGAGCAAGATCGGCTGGGCCATCACCGGCGGGCTGGAGGCGGCCCGCTCCCTCGAACAGTGGCTGGACCACACCCAGGGCGGGCGCTAG
- a CDS encoding 4Fe-4S dicluster domain-containing protein has translation MANDKETGAPGGNASATQRTKWVDYSRCIGCESCEAICKFLYGLPRIQMTESDEGLAFPLYCHHCEHPMCAKACPVGAIEKDETTGAVYHDPARCRGCKAMKCMDACPFGAIYHAGGVVPVTKCDLCRDRARVGLGPACMEICPSEAIHFVTREELARLKTREASTAQKLVMKQIRQMRGKE, from the coding sequence ATGGCCAACGACAAAGAGACCGGGGCCCCGGGCGGCAACGCCAGCGCCACCCAGCGCACCAAATGGGTGGACTATTCGCGCTGCATCGGCTGCGAATCCTGCGAGGCCATCTGCAAATTCCTCTACGGCCTGCCGCGCATCCAGATGACCGAGAGCGACGAGGGCCTGGCCTTCCCGCTCTACTGCCACCACTGCGAGCACCCCATGTGCGCCAAGGCCTGCCCCGTGGGGGCCATCGAGAAGGACGAAACCACCGGCGCGGTGTACCACGACCCCGCGCGCTGCCGGGGCTGCAAGGCCATGAAATGCATGGACGCCTGCCCCTTCGGAGCCATCTACCACGCTGGGGGCGTGGTGCCGGTGACCAAATGCGACCTGTGCCGCGACCGGGCCCGCGTGGGCCTTGGGCCCGCATGCATGGAAATCTGCCCCAGCGAGGCCATCCACTTCGTGACCCGCGAGGAGCTGGCGCGCCTGAAGACCCGCGAGGCCAGCACGGCCCAGAAGCTGGTCATGAAGCAGATCCGCCAGATGCGCGGCAAGGAGTAG
- a CDS encoding MFS transporter — protein MPDTTPRAAPGPAPRPLLRQRNLHILFCVTLTVVMGVSSIAPAFPDIMDALGLSATQVAWLVTAFTLPGVFLAPVLGILADRYGRKTVLVPSLLAFGVFGSLCALADSFAVLVGLRFLQGVGAAALGALNVTILSDLYSGPERITAMGYNAGVLSFGTTLFPLLGGALATLGWHWPFVLPVTALPLALVVLLLLDTPRPEGGGEFMEYMRQAVRRAVEPRALVLFATTCMTFMILYGLLVSFLPVYLARRFGAEAWAIGAIIASASLTTALLAARLGALARVVPLRVLLAVAFGLYATSALLTPLMPGLWWVLLPVLVFGAAQGLNIPTVQAMLADLAPMEQRGAFMALNGTVLRLGQTLGPVVMGGAFLVWGMDGVFAATAALALLAGALVLAVVRGGAGHG, from the coding sequence ATGCCGGACACCACCCCCCGGGCCGCCCCCGGCCCCGCGCCGCGCCCGCTGCTGCGCCAGCGCAACCTGCACATCCTGTTTTGCGTCACCCTGACGGTGGTCATGGGCGTGTCGAGCATCGCCCCGGCCTTCCCGGACATCATGGACGCCCTGGGTCTCTCGGCCACCCAGGTGGCCTGGCTGGTCACGGCTTTCACCCTGCCGGGGGTCTTCCTGGCCCCGGTGCTGGGCATCCTGGCCGACCGCTACGGGCGCAAGACCGTGCTGGTGCCCTCGCTGCTGGCCTTCGGGGTCTTCGGCTCGCTGTGCGCCCTGGCGGATTCCTTTGCCGTGCTGGTGGGCCTGCGCTTCCTCCAGGGCGTGGGCGCGGCGGCCCTGGGCGCGCTCAACGTGACCATCCTCTCCGACCTCTACTCCGGGCCCGAGCGCATCACGGCCATGGGCTACAACGCGGGGGTGCTCTCCTTCGGCACCACGCTGTTTCCGCTGCTGGGCGGCGCCCTGGCCACCCTGGGCTGGCACTGGCCCTTCGTGCTGCCCGTGACGGCCCTGCCCCTGGCCCTGGTCGTGCTGCTGCTGCTCGACACCCCGCGCCCCGAGGGCGGCGGGGAGTTCATGGAATACATGCGCCAGGCCGTGCGCCGCGCCGTGGAGCCCCGGGCCCTGGTGCTGTTCGCCACCACCTGCATGACCTTCATGATCCTGTACGGGCTGCTGGTGTCTTTTCTGCCGGTGTACCTGGCGCGGCGCTTCGGGGCCGAGGCCTGGGCCATCGGGGCCATCATCGCCTCGGCCAGCCTGACCACGGCGCTCCTGGCCGCGCGGCTGGGGGCCCTGGCGCGGGTCGTGCCGCTGCGGGTGCTGCTGGCCGTGGCCTTCGGGCTCTATGCCACGTCGGCGCTGCTCACCCCGCTCATGCCCGGGCTGTGGTGGGTGCTGCTGCCGGTGCTGGTGTTCGGCGCGGCCCAGGGGCTGAACATCCCCACCGTGCAGGCCATGCTGGCCGACCTGGCGCCCATGGAGCAGCGTGGGGCCTTCATGGCCCTGAACGGTACGGTGCTGCGCCTGGGCCAGACCCTGGGCCCGGTGGTCATGGGCGGGGCGTTCCTGGTCTGGGGCATGGACGGGGTCTTCGCGGCCACGGCGGCCCTGGCCCTGCTGGCCGGAGCCCTGGTGCTGGCCGTGGTGCGCGGCGGTGCGGGCCACGGGTAG
- the ercA gene encoding alcohol dehydrogenase-like regulatory protein ErcA — protein sequence MAPGVMLDMRKFVAPEFVFGLGAARLAGQYCRNLGARRPLVVTMAELLEYPWCRDILAGLAEHGLEYAVFSDVSENPREHEVARGAEFYARQGCDAILAVGGGSAMDCAKAIGIVHSNGQDVLEFEGVDMVAKPGPPLVCVPTTAGSSADVSQFAIINDTTRKVKIAIVSKTVVADTALVDPGVTLTMSRELTVHTGLDALTHAVEAYVSNANGPVTDLFALEAVRLVGTHLAAAADNGQDLDARAGMMLASMYAGLAFSNAILGAVHSMAHSLGGFSDLPHGMCNAILLDLVAAFNYEAAPGRYRDVATALGRGMGVAPGPGREGVLDVLRQFKARLGMDKRLGELGVRREDLPRLAELAMQDPCMVTNPRQPTREEIEALYAQAF from the coding sequence ATGGCGCCGGGCGTGATGCTGGACATGCGCAAGTTCGTGGCCCCGGAGTTCGTCTTCGGCCTGGGGGCCGCGCGGCTGGCGGGGCAGTACTGCCGCAACCTCGGCGCGCGCAGGCCCCTGGTGGTGACCATGGCGGAGCTCCTGGAATACCCCTGGTGCCGCGACATCCTGGCCGGGCTGGCGGAGCACGGGCTGGAATACGCCGTGTTCAGCGACGTGTCCGAGAACCCCCGCGAGCACGAGGTGGCCCGGGGGGCGGAGTTCTACGCCCGGCAGGGCTGCGACGCCATCCTTGCCGTGGGCGGGGGCAGCGCCATGGACTGCGCCAAGGCCATCGGCATCGTGCACAGCAACGGCCAGGACGTGCTGGAATTCGAGGGCGTGGACATGGTGGCCAAGCCCGGCCCGCCCCTGGTCTGCGTGCCGACCACGGCGGGCAGCTCCGCCGACGTCTCGCAGTTCGCCATCATCAACGACACCACGCGCAAGGTGAAGATCGCCATCGTCTCCAAGACCGTGGTGGCCGATACCGCCCTGGTGGACCCCGGCGTGACCCTGACCATGAGCCGCGAGCTGACGGTGCACACCGGCCTGGACGCCCTGACCCACGCCGTGGAGGCCTACGTCTCCAACGCCAACGGCCCGGTGACGGACCTCTTTGCCCTGGAGGCCGTGCGCCTTGTGGGCACGCACCTGGCCGCCGCGGCGGACAACGGGCAGGACCTGGACGCCCGCGCCGGGATGATGCTGGCCAGCATGTACGCGGGGCTGGCCTTCTCCAACGCCATCCTGGGCGCCGTGCACAGCATGGCCCACAGCCTGGGCGGCTTCTCCGACCTGCCCCACGGCATGTGCAACGCCATCCTGCTGGACCTGGTGGCGGCTTTCAACTACGAGGCCGCGCCCGGACGCTACCGCGACGTGGCCACGGCCCTGGGCCGGGGCATGGGTGTGGCGCCCGGGCCGGGGCGCGAGGGCGTGCTGGACGTGTTGCGCCAGTTCAAGGCCCGCCTGGGCATGGACAAGCGCCTGGGCGAGCTGGGCGTGCGCCGCGAGGACCTGCCCCGGCTGGCCGAGCTGGCCATGCAGGACCCGTGCATGGTCACCAACCCGCGCCAGCCGACCCGCGAAGAGATCGAGGCCCTGTATGCCCAGGCGTTCTGA
- a CDS encoding TerC family protein yields the protein METAWMWIGFNLLVLVLLALDLGVLHRRGREIGVREALLLSLGYVTLALLFGAGVHFALGPQAGTEYLTGYLIEKSLSLDNIFVFVLIFLHFGVPKDCQHKVLFWGILGALVMRATLILTGAAIISAFHWVVYVFGAFLVFTGIKMLVTVGQEPDMEKNRINLFMRRHFRVTEGFEGRRFFVRRGGALYLTPLFVVLVLIEFTDVLFALDSIPAIFAITTDPFIVYTSNVFAILGLRALYFALAGIIHRFHYLKYGLSLVLVLVGAKMLVNAWFGGPVVPTQATLGLTVAILGGSMLFSVLKTRATPTAREQREAAHWWVPGSPPVEPGEPEAPEVQASREPERKP from the coding sequence ATGGAAACCGCTTGGATGTGGATCGGCTTCAACCTGCTGGTCCTGGTGCTGCTGGCCCTGGACCTGGGCGTGCTGCACCGCAGGGGCCGCGAGATCGGGGTGCGCGAGGCCCTGCTGCTCAGCCTGGGCTATGTCACCCTGGCGCTGCTCTTCGGCGCGGGTGTCCACTTCGCCCTGGGCCCGCAGGCCGGAACCGAGTACCTCACCGGCTACCTCATCGAAAAAAGCCTGAGCCTGGACAATATCTTCGTCTTCGTGCTCATCTTCCTGCACTTCGGCGTGCCCAAGGACTGCCAGCACAAGGTGCTCTTCTGGGGCATCCTGGGCGCTCTGGTCATGCGCGCCACGCTCATCCTGACGGGCGCGGCGATCATCAGCGCCTTCCACTGGGTCGTCTATGTGTTCGGGGCTTTCCTCGTGTTCACGGGCATCAAGATGCTCGTCACCGTGGGCCAGGAACCGGACATGGAGAAGAACCGCATCAACCTCTTCATGCGCCGGCACTTCCGCGTCACCGAGGGCTTCGAGGGCCGCCGGTTCTTCGTGCGCCGGGGCGGGGCGCTCTACCTGACCCCGCTGTTCGTCGTGCTGGTGCTCATCGAGTTCACGGACGTGCTCTTCGCCCTGGACTCCATCCCGGCCATCTTCGCCATCACCACCGACCCCTTCATCGTCTACACGTCCAACGTCTTCGCCATCCTCGGCCTGCGGGCGCTCTACTTCGCCCTGGCCGGGATCATCCACCGCTTCCACTACCTCAAGTACGGCCTGTCGTTGGTGCTGGTGCTGGTGGGGGCGAAGATGCTCGTCAACGCCTGGTTCGGCGGGCCGGTGGTGCCCACGCAGGCGACCCTGGGGCTCACGGTGGCCATCCTGGGCGGCTCCATGCTCTTCTCGGTGCTCAAGACCCGCGCCACCCCCACCGCGCGGGAGCAGCGCGAGGCCGCCCACTGGTGGGTGCCGGGCAGCCCGCCCGTGGAGCCCGGGGAACCCGAGGCACCCGAGGTGCAGGCATCCCGGGAACCGGAACGCAAGCCCTGA